A stretch of Clostridia bacterium DNA encodes these proteins:
- a CDS encoding NusG domain II-containing protein: MSSLKAIRHMLNRWDLGLILLILVVALSLFVWQQRQPDNASQVRVSIDGTTSYLLNLSQDQVQSYDTMFGSITVEIKDGQVRVLQSSCDEQICVHQGFIHEPGASIVCIPNRTIVECLGTTQYDGVSR, from the coding sequence ATGAGTAGTCTGAAGGCTATCCGGCATATGCTAAACCGTTGGGATTTAGGGCTCATCTTACTTATCTTAGTCGTTGCCCTCTCCTTGTTTGTTTGGCAGCAAAGGCAACCTGATAATGCTAGCCAAGTTCGAGTTAGTATTGATGGTACCACAAGCTATTTACTCAATCTCTCCCAAGACCAAGTTCAAAGCTACGATACTATGTTTGGATCGATTACAGTTGAAATCAAAGATGGACAGGTTCGGGTTCTTCAGTCCAGTTGTGATGAGCAGATATGCGTACATCAAGGTTTTATCCATGAGCCGGGGGCCTCTATTGTATGTATTCCCAACCGAACCATCGTTGAATGTTTAGGCACAACACAATATGATGGAGTAAGCCGATGA
- a CDS encoding methionine adenosyltransferase: MSKMLFTSESVTEGHPDKICDQISDSILDAILEKDPKARVACETMVTTGLVLVGGEVTTNCYVDIAKIARKTVAEIGYTRAKFGFDASTCSVLVSLDEQSSDIAMGVDQAMEKKVSCGNAEEWDQIGAGDQGMMFGYATDETDEYMPLTISLAHKLTKKLTEVRKQKKLTYLRPDGKSQVTVEYEDHIPKRIEAVVISTQHDAKTSLEKIRKDIIENVINPVIPAEYMDENTKIYVNPTGRFVIGGPQGDAGVTGRKIIVDTYGGMARHGGGAFSGKDPTKVDRSASYAARYVAKNLVGAGLAKRCEIQIAYAIGVARPVSVMVETFGTSTIPEEKLVELVKDTFELRPAGIIATLGLQKPIYKQTASYGHFGRNDLDLPWEKLDKVAELKQKVQEM; this comes from the coding sequence ATGTCTAAAATGCTATTTACATCAGAATCTGTAACGGAAGGACATCCCGATAAAATTTGCGATCAAATATCGGACAGTATATTGGATGCCATTTTAGAGAAAGATCCCAAAGCTCGCGTTGCTTGCGAAACCATGGTAACTACGGGCTTGGTCCTAGTAGGTGGAGAAGTAACGACAAATTGTTATGTAGATATCGCTAAGATTGCAAGAAAGACAGTTGCAGAAATCGGATATACTAGAGCTAAGTTTGGCTTTGATGCAAGTACTTGTTCAGTACTTGTGAGTTTAGATGAGCAGTCTTCAGACATCGCGATGGGTGTTGACCAAGCGATGGAAAAGAAAGTTTCTTGTGGAAATGCAGAAGAATGGGATCAAATAGGCGCTGGAGACCAAGGCATGATGTTTGGCTACGCAACCGATGAGACAGATGAATATATGCCGCTTACCATTTCTTTAGCACACAAATTAACTAAAAAATTAACAGAGGTGCGCAAACAAAAAAAATTGACTTATCTTAGACCGGATGGCAAGTCACAAGTTACGGTTGAATATGAGGACCATATACCCAAGCGCATTGAGGCAGTGGTTATTTCAACTCAACACGATGCGAAAACCAGCTTGGAAAAAATCCGGAAGGATATCATTGAAAATGTGATCAATCCTGTAATTCCTGCAGAATATATGGATGAAAATACCAAAATCTATGTAAATCCGACAGGACGATTTGTAATCGGCGGTCCTCAAGGAGATGCTGGGGTAACCGGTCGTAAAATTATAGTAGATACTTATGGCGGAATGGCAAGACACGGTGGAGGTGCTTTTTCGGGAAAAGATCCTACTAAGGTTGACCGCTCTGCGTCCTATGCTGCTCGTTATGTGGCTAAAAATTTAGTGGGAGCTGGATTGGCTAAGCGTTGTGAGATTCAAATCGCGTATGCGATTGGTGTGGCAAGACCAGTATCTGTTATGGTGGAGACTTTTGGAACGTCTACCATACCGGAAGAAAAGCTAGTTGAATTGGTAAAAGACACATTTGAATTAAGACCAGCAGGTATTATTGCGACCCTGGGTCTACAAAAACCCATCTATAAGCAGACTGCTAGCTATGGCCATTTTGGTCGTAACGATTTAGATTTACCTTGGGAAAAGTTAGATAAAGTGGCAGAGCTAAAGCAAAAAGTCCAAGAAATGTAA
- a CDS encoding FAD:protein FMN transferase, with translation MKRILLLSSMILLIASVFFWQQNMSKEVSVDSFLMDTLVSIKVMSTDEEAAEEAINDALSAMQQLDNQVDRYEDNPDNVIFKINQASGKEYISLPDDVLSLIQTAQSLSEASGGAFDISIGVLVDLWKKSESEGLLAPQEEFASALSLVDYSAILIEDNMVKLAKSGMSLDLGALAKGASADLARDILIEHGISQGIIDAGGNIVVIGSKDDETPWKIGITDPNQPGDTMGYVEVRDTAIVTAGIYQRFYTINDQQYHHILSPFTGYPAEGLKSVTVLCDSSTLADAISTTIVVLGPEKGLAFIESFPEAEAILITDNDQLLFSSGARSYFTLLKEDSFYE, from the coding sequence ATGAAAAGAATATTACTATTGTCTTCCATGATCCTGCTCATTGCATCCGTTTTCTTTTGGCAACAAAACATGTCTAAAGAAGTTTCAGTGGACTCTTTTCTCATGGACACGCTTGTTTCCATAAAAGTTATGAGTACTGATGAAGAAGCTGCTGAAGAAGCAATCAATGATGCCCTTAGCGCCATGCAACAATTAGACAATCAAGTGGATCGGTATGAAGACAATCCGGACAATGTTATATTTAAAATCAATCAGGCATCAGGCAAAGAGTATATCTCTTTGCCTGATGATGTATTATCCTTGATTCAAACCGCCCAGAGCCTGTCAGAGGCCTCAGGCGGGGCGTTTGACATCAGTATAGGGGTTCTTGTCGACCTATGGAAGAAAAGTGAATCTGAGGGCCTTTTAGCGCCTCAAGAAGAATTTGCTTCTGCCCTTTCCCTAGTCGACTATAGTGCCATCCTCATTGAAGACAATATGGTAAAACTGGCCAAGTCTGGTATGTCCTTAGATTTGGGTGCTTTGGCCAAAGGTGCTAGTGCAGATCTTGCACGAGATATTCTAATTGAACATGGAATTAGCCAAGGAATAATTGATGCAGGAGGAAATATCGTAGTCATTGGCTCCAAAGATGATGAAACGCCATGGAAAATCGGCATCACGGATCCGAATCAACCAGGAGATACCATGGGCTATGTTGAAGTTCGTGATACAGCCATCGTTACGGCAGGAATTTATCAGCGCTTTTATACAATTAATGATCAGCAATACCACCACATACTCTCCCCCTTTACTGGTTACCCAGCTGAAGGTCTAAAGAGTGTAACTGTGCTTTGTGATTCTAGTACCTTAGCCGATGCCATCAGCACCACCATAGTGGTACTAGGTCCAGAAAAAGGTCTTGCGTTTATAGAGTCTTTTCCAGAAGCAGAGGCCATCCTGATTACAGATAACGACCAACTCCTCTTTAGTAGTGGAGCAAGATCATATTTCACCCTCTTAAAGGAGGATTCTTTCTATGAGTAG
- a CDS encoding RnfABCDGE type electron transport complex subunit B has translation MLEAIIALASLGLIFGLVLGLASKKLKVEVDPTVEKLIEVLPGANCGACGYPGCSGLAEAIAAGKANIDSCIPGGKETADHVADIMGMSSGDCKEPLIARVQCQGTVDKSKYIYEYEGIPSCDLAAGYFNGSKDCQFGCFGLGTCAASCPFDAITMGEDNLPKIDMEKCTGCGVCVEACPQNIIRLGRATQRIFVSCSNTDKGKDSRKVCTISCIKCRICEKGCPSDAIHVIQTGTGTIARIDEEKCTNCGWCADNCPTGAIQTIEPLEDFFKMINNRVPVKEEESKSGCAACGLCK, from the coding sequence ATGTTAGAAGCGATCATTGCGCTTGCATCCTTAGGTCTCATCTTCGGACTAGTCCTAGGCTTGGCAAGTAAAAAGCTAAAAGTGGAGGTTGATCCCACAGTAGAAAAACTAATCGAAGTTCTTCCCGGCGCCAATTGCGGCGCCTGTGGATATCCTGGTTGTTCCGGCTTAGCAGAAGCCATTGCAGCCGGTAAAGCAAACATAGACTCCTGTATCCCCGGTGGTAAAGAAACTGCTGATCATGTTGCGGATATTATGGGAATGTCATCAGGTGATTGCAAAGAGCCCTTGATTGCAAGGGTTCAATGTCAAGGAACAGTAGATAAATCTAAATATATATATGAGTATGAAGGAATTCCCTCTTGTGATTTGGCTGCTGGCTATTTCAATGGTTCAAAAGACTGCCAATTTGGTTGTTTTGGACTTGGTACCTGTGCAGCAAGCTGCCCTTTTGATGCCATCACCATGGGGGAAGACAATCTACCGAAAATTGACATGGAAAAATGTACTGGCTGTGGCGTTTGTGTAGAAGCTTGTCCCCAAAATATCATACGCTTGGGACGCGCTACCCAAAGAATATTCGTTAGTTGCTCCAATACGGACAAGGGCAAAGACTCTCGAAAAGTCTGTACCATTTCATGCATTAAATGCAGAATATGCGAAAAAGGATGTCCCTCTGATGCGATTCATGTCATCCAAACGGGGACTGGTACCATTGCCCGCATTGATGAAGAAAAATGTACAAACTGTGGCTGGTGTGCTGACAATTGTCCCACTGGTGCCATACAAACCATTGAGCCCCTCGAGGACTTTTTCAAAATGATAAACAATCGAGTTCCTGTTAAGGAGGAAGAATCCAAATCCGGCTGTGCCGCATGCGGATTGTGTAAATAA
- a CDS encoding Gx transporter family protein, whose protein sequence is MNSKKMMRMSMLLAVSLILAYLETLLPSLIPIPGMKLGLANIVVLYVILTDGKKEALMISIMRLLCLALFTGRFLTPGFYIGFSGALMSWVFMALGSSSPLSIIGLSIFGAVGHNVGQLFAAVFLVGSTGVYFFLPILLVTGLIFGSVTGFIVTLLIEKRNKQQIPLS, encoded by the coding sequence ATGAATAGTAAAAAAATGATGAGAATGTCCATGCTTCTCGCTGTTTCACTCATACTAGCTTATTTGGAAACCTTGTTGCCCTCTCTTATTCCAATACCAGGGATGAAACTGGGACTAGCGAATATTGTAGTTTTGTATGTCATCTTGACAGATGGAAAAAAAGAAGCCCTAATGATTAGCATCATGAGGCTTCTATGTCTTGCACTATTTACCGGTAGATTTCTAACGCCCGGATTCTATATTGGTTTCAGTGGTGCTCTAATGTCTTGGGTTTTCATGGCCCTAGGTTCGAGTTCACCTTTAAGCATTATTGGACTATCCATTTTTGGTGCGGTAGGCCATAATGTTGGGCAACTATTCGCTGCTGTTTTTCTAGTCGGCAGTACAGGTGTCTATTTCTTTCTACCTATTTTGCTGGTTACCGGTCTTATTTTCGGTTCTGTAACCGGATTTATCGTTACACTTCTTATTGAAAAACGTAACAAACAGCAAATCCCACTTTCTTAG
- a CDS encoding glucosaminidase domain-containing protein → MNKEIQHRTRWIMLALIAILFLLPEAALATATTEEEDFQIFKDGVEVEAPVAPYLEEGVSYIPIRALIESLNGQVDWYGASEPFVLKLGDKNISMKLGENQAKINDLVTETQHMAQLHQETTFLPLRFVSETFGFKVNWNGEERRVDILTQALPSLGSPIFDAEEISILGEPMVTLEEMEWWFSKHVDGFDELPSLYYEIAEYYGIRPDLAIAQAIKETGCFKFGNLVLPEQNNFCGLYATGVRLTGEESIYGANPNMVTLVCGNHGANFVDQACGVEAHLQHLYAYATKKELPKDREVLDPRFNLLHESLNYLRGSATVYAYLGAGDNPNGVGWASPGIGYGYEIVDLYQGMYDEIAENRDF, encoded by the coding sequence ATGAACAAGGAAATACAACATAGGACTAGATGGATTATGCTTGCTTTAATTGCAATACTATTTTTGCTTCCCGAGGCAGCATTAGCAACAGCAACAACAGAAGAAGAAGATTTTCAAATCTTTAAAGATGGAGTAGAGGTAGAAGCTCCCGTGGCCCCTTACCTTGAAGAAGGTGTTTCCTATATCCCGATAAGAGCACTTATTGAATCCTTGAATGGGCAGGTGGACTGGTATGGGGCATCTGAACCTTTTGTTCTAAAGCTTGGAGACAAAAATATTTCCATGAAGCTTGGCGAAAACCAGGCCAAAATAAATGACCTAGTAACTGAAACGCAACATATGGCTCAATTGCATCAAGAAACGACATTCTTGCCACTTCGCTTTGTTAGTGAAACGTTTGGTTTTAAGGTAAACTGGAATGGAGAAGAACGTCGAGTTGATATATTGACCCAGGCACTACCGTCACTAGGAAGTCCAATATTTGATGCTGAAGAAATAAGCATATTGGGTGAGCCAATGGTGACATTAGAAGAGATGGAATGGTGGTTCTCAAAGCATGTAGATGGATTTGATGAATTACCGTCTCTATATTATGAAATTGCCGAATACTATGGGATTCGGCCTGATTTAGCCATTGCACAAGCGATTAAAGAAACGGGTTGCTTCAAATTTGGCAATCTTGTACTACCAGAACAGAATAATTTTTGCGGCTTGTATGCAACGGGCGTACGATTGACAGGCGAGGAATCTATTTATGGGGCCAATCCGAACATGGTGACCTTGGTTTGTGGCAATCATGGAGCCAACTTTGTGGACCAAGCTTGTGGAGTGGAAGCACACTTGCAACATTTGTATGCCTATGCCACGAAAAAAGAATTGCCTAAGGATCGTGAGGTGCTTGACCCCAGGTTCAACCTCTTACATGAAAGTCTGAATTATTTGAGAGGAAGCGCAACCGTGTATGCTTATCTAGGGGCAGGGGACAACCCCAATGGCGTGGGTTGGGCAAGCCCAGGGATTGGATACGGTTATGAGATCGTGGATTTATACCAAGGAATGTATGATGAAATAGCAGAAAATAGAGATTTCTAA